From a region of the Haloferax volcanii DS2 genome:
- a CDS encoding DUF4350 domain-containing protein gives MRLGSREVGYPHLLVAALLVAMLVGVGVGAGTSSSTYGAFNAAWDGGSGVRGVAADAGAETEVVYNTTEYDAVDPAPAGSVAFVISPERGYTDAEAARIEAFVRAGGTVVVADDFRPHGNDLLARLGASARIDRTPLRDDRHQYKSGALPVATRVAADPLTRNVTQLSLNHPATVTANESTVLVRSSNFSYLDRDDDGELDDDETLQSHPVVTRERLGAGDVVVVSDPSVFINAMLDRPDNRAFATALVSDRATVVLDFSHAEERPPLQVALRALRDSGALQLLFGVVAAGAVALVARQGRLS, from the coding sequence GTGCGCCTCGGCTCCCGCGAGGTCGGCTATCCGCACCTGTTGGTCGCGGCGCTCCTCGTCGCGATGCTCGTTGGCGTCGGCGTCGGCGCGGGTACCTCGTCGTCCACCTACGGCGCGTTCAACGCCGCGTGGGACGGCGGCTCCGGCGTCCGCGGGGTCGCGGCCGACGCGGGCGCAGAGACCGAGGTCGTCTACAACACCACCGAGTACGACGCGGTCGACCCGGCGCCGGCGGGCTCCGTCGCGTTCGTCATCTCGCCCGAGCGGGGCTACACCGACGCCGAGGCCGCCCGCATCGAGGCGTTCGTCCGCGCCGGCGGGACCGTCGTCGTCGCCGACGACTTCAGGCCGCACGGCAACGACCTGCTCGCCCGACTGGGCGCGTCGGCGCGAATCGACCGGACGCCGCTCCGCGACGACCGCCACCAGTACAAATCGGGCGCGCTCCCGGTCGCCACGCGTGTCGCCGCGGACCCGCTGACCCGAAACGTGACGCAACTCAGCTTGAACCACCCGGCGACGGTGACGGCGAACGAAAGCACCGTCCTCGTCCGCTCGTCGAACTTCTCGTATCTCGACCGCGACGACGACGGCGAACTCGACGACGACGAGACGCTCCAATCGCACCCCGTCGTGACCAGAGAGCGCCTCGGCGCGGGCGACGTGGTCGTCGTGAGCGACCCGAGCGTGTTCATCAACGCGATGCTCGACCGGCCGGACAACCGGGCGTTCGCGACGGCGCTCGTCTCTGACCGGGCGACCGTCGTGTTGGACTTCTCGCACGCCGAGGAGCGCCCGCCGCTGCAAGTCGCGCTTCGGGCGCTCCGCGACTCGGGCGCGCTGCAGCTCCTGTTCGGCGTCGTCGCCGCCGGTGCGGTCGCGTTGGTCGCCCGGCAGGGACGGCTCTCGTAG
- a CDS encoding DUF4129 domain-containing protein: protein MLVVACLVATASAAAVPAGAAADTAAQSATVPASPGADADRSALGTAATPPRQTGNETDNSTGVIHENPDEVDGENELDRLLSYLSGELNGDIGASTLRLSRGEYEAARAALGDDYDDSLGKYVDVEGETETDGDGASEEYRTVVETQRAYVDTVSEFHETRREYEAARRAGDDERARELARELTRLAEDGESQSDRLLTAFDVISNRTDGDLTESSTQIEAVQANVSEQRDEIVSREFVATSLTVDDYDRNISFTDPLVLSGSLVADDGTPVTGSTARFAVGGQTIRTAVDADGSFELTYRPARIPAGSSSVTVRYLPNDTSVYQATERVVPVAVSQVNATAGLSEPAAPAYGYADGVSVRATLRVNGTPVPNYPLAASFAESSATASATNASGQSTVSTTVPATATGAASIRVAPDGDGRAVTFAPAAVSVPLETEGTALDASAREAGNGTVVVDGRLETDEGEAVSGQPVAVGVAGREVASASTNESGAYRATFDLPSDASAENATVSAAFDGGGTNLESSAATASVRLVDGPAAAGAGNDASGGLPLDLAWVVAGTAVVGLVAAVLLRRNRAGASATTTTVDDEPTASDTDDSSEPDSVTTGTPALDAAVDALDAGRPNDAVVVAYAGVRQSLGPAAGVDDAATHWEFCDRCVDAGVAPADALESLTAGYERAAYSGLSVSDEAAAELVETARSLAGTAAPDATDSPDSDGDADASEAVGAVE, encoded by the coding sequence ATGTTGGTCGTCGCCTGTCTCGTCGCGACAGCGTCGGCGGCGGCAGTCCCCGCGGGAGCGGCCGCCGACACTGCCGCGCAGTCCGCGACCGTCCCGGCGTCGCCCGGAGCAGACGCTGACCGGTCGGCACTCGGGACGGCCGCGACCCCGCCGCGACAGACCGGGAACGAGACGGACAACAGCACCGGTGTCATCCACGAGAACCCCGACGAGGTCGACGGAGAGAACGAACTCGACCGCCTGCTTTCGTACCTCTCGGGCGAGCTCAACGGCGACATCGGCGCGAGCACGCTGCGACTCAGTCGGGGCGAGTACGAGGCCGCGCGGGCGGCGCTCGGCGACGACTACGACGACTCGCTCGGCAAGTACGTCGACGTCGAAGGCGAGACCGAGACCGACGGCGACGGCGCGAGCGAGGAGTACCGGACCGTCGTCGAGACCCAGCGGGCGTACGTCGACACCGTCAGCGAGTTCCACGAGACCCGTCGCGAGTACGAGGCGGCGAGGCGGGCCGGAGACGACGAGCGCGCCCGCGAACTCGCCCGCGAGCTGACGCGGCTCGCCGAGGACGGCGAGTCGCAGTCCGACCGACTACTGACGGCGTTCGACGTCATCTCGAACCGGACGGACGGCGACCTGACGGAGAGCAGCACCCAAATCGAGGCGGTGCAGGCGAACGTCTCCGAACAGCGCGACGAAATCGTCTCCCGCGAGTTCGTCGCCACCAGCCTCACCGTCGACGACTACGACCGGAACATCTCCTTTACCGACCCGCTCGTGCTTTCGGGGTCGCTCGTCGCCGACGACGGCACGCCGGTGACGGGGTCGACAGCCCGCTTCGCGGTCGGCGGACAGACGATTCGAACCGCGGTCGACGCCGACGGCTCGTTCGAACTGACCTACCGGCCGGCGCGGATTCCGGCCGGCAGTTCCTCGGTCACCGTCCGGTATCTCCCGAACGACACGTCGGTGTATCAGGCGACGGAGCGGGTCGTCCCCGTGGCCGTCTCGCAGGTGAACGCGACCGCGGGGCTGTCGGAGCCGGCCGCGCCGGCCTACGGCTACGCCGACGGCGTCTCGGTTCGCGCGACGCTCCGCGTGAACGGGACGCCGGTTCCGAACTACCCGCTCGCCGCGAGTTTTGCCGAGTCGTCGGCGACCGCGTCGGCGACGAACGCGAGCGGCCAGTCGACCGTCTCGACGACCGTCCCGGCGACCGCGACGGGCGCGGCGTCGATTCGCGTCGCGCCCGACGGCGACGGTAGGGCGGTGACGTTCGCCCCGGCGGCGGTGTCGGTCCCGCTCGAAACCGAGGGGACGGCGCTCGACGCGAGCGCCCGCGAGGCCGGGAACGGGACGGTCGTCGTCGACGGCCGCCTCGAAACCGACGAGGGCGAGGCCGTGTCCGGCCAGCCGGTCGCCGTCGGCGTCGCCGGGCGGGAGGTCGCGTCGGCGTCGACCAACGAGTCGGGGGCGTACCGGGCGACGTTCGACCTCCCGAGCGACGCCAGCGCCGAGAACGCGACCGTCTCGGCCGCGTTCGACGGCGGGGGGACGAACCTCGAATCGTCCGCCGCGACGGCGAGCGTCCGGCTCGTGGACGGTCCCGCCGCGGCCGGAGCCGGAAACGACGCGTCCGGCGGCCTTCCGCTCGACCTCGCGTGGGTCGTCGCCGGGACCGCGGTGGTCGGCCTCGTTGCCGCCGTTCTCCTCCGGCGGAACCGCGCCGGCGCGTCGGCGACGACAACGACGGTTGACGACGAACCGACCGCGTCGGACACCGACGACTCGTCCGAGCCGGACTCGGTGACGACGGGGACACCGGCGCTGGACGCGGCGGTCGACGCGCTCGACGCTGGCCGGCCGAACGACGCGGTGGTCGTCGCCTACGCGGGCGTCAGACAGTCGCTCGGACCCGCCGCAGGCGTGGACGACGCCGCGACCCACTGGGAGTTCTGCGACCGGTGTGTCGACGCCGGCGTCGCGCCCGCCGACGCGCTCGAATCGTTGACCGCGGGCTACGAGCGCGCGGCTTACAGCGGGCTGTCGGTGAGCGACGAAGCGGCCGCCGAACTGGTCGAGACGGCCCGCTCGCTCGCCGGCACGGCAGCGCCCGACGCGACGGACTCGCCAGATTCCGACGGCGATGCGGACGCCTCGGAAGCGGTCGGCGCGGTCGAGTAG
- a CDS encoding ABC transporter ATP-binding protein — protein sequence MSDSVSEHRPPAAADSAATLRCERVVREYTRGSDSFFSRGSDAPTVRALDGVSLSVSTGEFVAIAGPSGSGKSTLLHLLAALDTPTRGDIRVAGTDVRSLSNRGRTKLRRDTIGIVFQHFHLLPSLSARGNVALPLIERGASKRDRRARAEDLLEQVGLGDRAGHKPGELSGGEQQRVAIARALVSDPAVLIADEPTGELDTETGQRVLDYIEQTATERAVVVATHDEHVIERADRVVRLRDGRVVSDG from the coding sequence ATGTCTGATTCGGTCTCCGAACACCGCCCTCCCGCCGCGGCGGACTCGGCGGCGACGCTCCGTTGCGAGCGGGTCGTCCGCGAGTACACCCGCGGCTCCGACTCGTTTTTCTCCCGCGGGTCCGACGCCCCGACGGTCCGCGCGCTCGACGGCGTCTCGCTTTCGGTCTCGACGGGCGAGTTCGTCGCCATCGCCGGGCCGAGCGGGAGCGGTAAGTCCACGCTGTTGCACCTCCTCGCCGCGCTCGACACGCCCACCCGCGGCGACATCCGGGTCGCGGGCACCGACGTTCGGTCGCTGTCGAACCGCGGGCGGACGAAACTCCGCCGCGACACCATCGGCATCGTCTTCCAGCATTTCCACCTGCTGCCCTCGCTTTCGGCCCGCGGCAACGTCGCGCTCCCGCTCATCGAACGCGGCGCGTCGAAGCGCGACCGCCGCGCCCGCGCCGAAGACCTCCTCGAACAGGTGGGGCTCGGCGACCGCGCCGGCCACAAGCCGGGGGAACTCTCCGGCGGCGAGCAACAGCGCGTCGCCATCGCCCGCGCGCTCGTCTCCGACCCCGCGGTCCTCATCGCCGACGAGCCGACCGGCGAGTTGGACACCGAGACGGGCCAACGCGTCCTCGACTACATCGAACAGACCGCCACGGAGCGGGCGGTCGTCGTCGCCACGCACGACGAACACGTCATCGAGCGGGCCGACCGCGTCGTCCGCCTCCGCGACGGCCGCGTGGTGAGCGATGGCTAG
- a CDS encoding FtsX-like permease family protein: MARRHRLFGVVGLAGRRVLGRLRTTSSKQVLLSVIGVALAVTLMTTVSGIALGLGAENAIQSEGVDYWVVPEASTASSVAVSVGSPQLGDTHAITDRLARDERVDYATPVQTQLVTLAPEDGSTDEYVLAAGIIPPEEPTSVVGVSTEALTPGDPHYANGSYDGPRTGELVLNDAAAELLGVSAGDEVTASVGGSRAEFTVADVHEGSLSSGVGPVPVALVHLSELQTMTGSTEGDLADQLLVSTDSAGVRSDIEALYPRTSVVTQTGLAVRGASTSSLPLAMAAVSLVVAVLVGVLFVATMMGLEVNADRRNLAVLSAMGYRTSSQMLLVVAETVVVATVGGVVGVVAGIGGIYLTNAITRELLGVQVALFDPVLVGYSVAVAALIGLVSSIYPAWLTWRTPTLEAMSHD, from the coding sequence ATGGCTAGGCGACACCGGCTGTTCGGCGTCGTCGGCCTCGCGGGCCGGCGCGTCCTCGGTCGCCTGCGGACCACGTCCTCGAAGCAGGTGCTTCTGAGCGTCATCGGCGTCGCCCTCGCCGTGACGCTCATGACGACCGTCAGCGGCATCGCCCTCGGTCTCGGCGCGGAAAACGCCATCCAGAGCGAGGGCGTCGACTACTGGGTCGTCCCCGAGGCCAGCACGGCCTCGTCGGTCGCCGTCTCGGTCGGCAGCCCGCAACTCGGCGACACCCACGCGATTACCGACCGACTCGCGCGCGACGAGCGGGTGGACTACGCCACGCCGGTCCAGACGCAGTTGGTGACGCTCGCGCCCGAAGACGGCTCGACCGACGAGTACGTCCTCGCGGCGGGCATCATCCCGCCCGAGGAACCGACCTCGGTCGTCGGCGTCTCGACGGAGGCGCTCACGCCGGGCGACCCCCATTACGCCAACGGGAGCTACGACGGTCCCCGAACCGGCGAACTCGTCCTCAACGACGCCGCCGCGGAGCTGCTCGGCGTCTCGGCCGGCGACGAGGTGACCGCGAGCGTCGGCGGCTCGCGGGCCGAGTTCACCGTCGCCGACGTCCACGAGGGGTCGCTGTCGTCGGGCGTCGGGCCCGTCCCGGTCGCGCTCGTCCACCTCTCGGAACTGCAAACCATGACCGGCTCGACCGAGGGCGACCTCGCGGACCAACTGCTCGTCAGCACCGACTCGGCGGGCGTGCGGTCCGACATCGAGGCGCTCTACCCGCGGACCTCGGTCGTCACCCAGACCGGCCTCGCCGTCCGCGGCGCGTCGACCTCCAGCCTCCCGCTGGCGATGGCCGCCGTCTCGCTCGTCGTCGCCGTCCTCGTCGGCGTGCTGTTCGTCGCCACGATGATGGGCCTCGAAGTCAACGCGGACCGCCGCAACCTCGCCGTGCTCTCGGCGATGGGCTACCGGACGAGTTCGCAGATGTTGCTCGTCGTCGCCGAGACGGTGGTCGTCGCCACCGTCGGCGGCGTCGTCGGCGTCGTGGCCGGCATCGGCGGCATCTACCTGACGAACGCGATTACGCGGGAGCTCCTCGGCGTGCAGGTCGCGCTGTTCGACCCGGTGCTCGTCGGATACAGCGTCGCGGTCGCGGCGCTCATCGGCCTCGTCTCCTCGATTTATCCGGCGTGGCTCACCTGGCGGACCCCCACTCTGGAGGCGATGTCGCATGACTGA
- a CDS encoding ABC transporter permease, with the protein MTEDADPNRGSDAATTPESSRFPRLSRVRASAGIAVSQLSHARGRTVLTVLGITLAVLAATLLAGTGIGVIQTGQQQFDAAGRDVWITGGPVRFSPTGVGGFENSIVDAHGLDAELEAREDVKVVTPMSFQTVYVRSNESDYETLVGVGAPARGGSVQITNGSGFSRPDVHYAGGNYTGPMTHEVVIDQRTAEMMNVSVGDSLYVGGTTGIARENEFTVVGVSPTFSRFLGTPSVVVHLSELQEVTGSTGADTATLMTLTVADGADPEAVAADIQADYPDYDVRTNQEQLTEILRDQAVVMAAGGSLVFLALLAGLALSVNVLLSHVYHQKRELAALKALGTSSSTLSLTLVAQALVLGTFGGLLGVALSFPAAVGLNRLAQLLVGFGDVVVLPRAVLAGGFAIAFVMSLVSSLAVSRQIAGIRPLDHL; encoded by the coding sequence ATGACTGAGGACGCCGACCCGAACCGCGGTTCGGACGCAGCCACGACCCCGGAGTCGTCACGGTTCCCGCGACTCTCTCGGGTCCGCGCGTCTGCGGGCATCGCGGTCTCACAGCTCTCTCACGCCCGCGGGCGGACGGTCCTGACCGTCCTCGGCATCACGCTCGCTGTTCTCGCGGCAACGCTCTTGGCGGGGACGGGTATCGGCGTAATACAGACGGGCCAACAGCAGTTCGACGCGGCGGGTCGCGACGTGTGGATTACCGGCGGCCCGGTCCGGTTCTCACCGACCGGCGTCGGCGGCTTCGAAAACAGCATCGTCGACGCCCACGGGTTAGACGCCGAACTGGAGGCCCGCGAGGACGTGAAAGTCGTCACGCCGATGTCGTTCCAGACGGTGTACGTCAGGTCCAACGAATCGGACTACGAGACGCTCGTCGGCGTCGGCGCACCCGCCCGCGGCGGCTCGGTCCAGATTACGAACGGCTCGGGCTTCAGCCGACCGGACGTCCACTACGCCGGCGGCAACTACACCGGGCCGATGACCCACGAGGTCGTCATCGACCAGCGGACCGCCGAGATGATGAACGTCTCCGTCGGTGATTCGCTGTACGTCGGCGGCACCACGGGAATCGCCCGCGAAAACGAGTTCACCGTCGTCGGCGTCTCGCCGACGTTCTCTCGGTTCCTCGGCACGCCGAGCGTCGTGGTCCACCTGAGCGAGCTTCAGGAGGTGACGGGCTCGACCGGCGCGGACACGGCCACGCTCATGACGCTCACCGTCGCCGACGGGGCCGACCCCGAGGCGGTCGCGGCCGACATCCAAGCGGACTATCCGGACTACGACGTGCGGACGAACCAGGAACAGCTCACGGAGATTCTGCGCGACCAGGCGGTCGTGATGGCCGCCGGCGGGAGCCTCGTCTTCCTCGCGCTCCTCGCGGGGCTGGCGCTCAGCGTGAACGTCCTGCTGTCGCACGTCTACCACCAAAAGCGGGAGCTCGCGGCGCTGAAGGCGCTGGGTACGTCGTCGTCGACGCTGTCGCTGACGCTCGTCGCGCAGGCGCTCGTCCTCGGCACGTTCGGCGGCCTGCTCGGGGTGGCGCTGTCGTTCCCGGCGGCGGTCGGCCTGAACCGACTGGCACAGCTCCTCGTCGGCTTCGGTGACGTGGTCGTCCTCCCGCGGGCGGTGCTCGCCGGCGGCTTCGCCATCGCGTTCGTGATGAGCCTCGTGTCGTCGCTCGCGGTCAGCCGGCAGATAGCCGGCATCCGGCCGCTCGACCACCTGTAA
- a CDS encoding metal-dependent hydrolase, translated as MFPIGHLALGYLSVALFRVGRRRPLPTGWTLAAALVGSQLPDLIDKPLAYYGVLVSGRSLGHSLLVMLPVLVVLVGVGYRLGYGEHATALVVATLSHYLGDTSRALLAGDWGSMQFLLWPLFPATDYAADSVPPWVRVLESLGDPRYNFQYALAAVAFGIWLVNRLDNRRARAER; from the coding sequence GTGTTCCCAATCGGCCACCTCGCGCTCGGATATCTCTCGGTCGCGCTCTTCCGGGTCGGCCGGCGTCGCCCGCTGCCGACCGGGTGGACGCTGGCCGCCGCGCTCGTCGGGTCGCAGTTGCCCGACCTCATCGACAAACCGCTCGCGTACTACGGCGTCCTCGTCAGCGGCCGCTCGCTCGGCCACTCGCTTCTCGTGATGCTGCCCGTGCTCGTCGTCCTCGTCGGCGTCGGCTATCGGCTGGGCTACGGCGAGCACGCGACCGCCCTCGTCGTCGCGACGCTCTCGCACTACCTCGGCGACACCTCCCGGGCGCTCCTCGCCGGCGACTGGGGTTCGATGCAGTTCCTCCTGTGGCCCCTGTTCCCGGCGACCGACTACGCCGCGGACTCGGTGCCGCCGTGGGTCCGCGTCCTCGAATCGCTCGGCGACCCGCGGTACAACTTCCAGTACGCCCTCGCCGCCGTCGCGTTCGGTATCTGGCTGGTCAACCGACTCGACAATCGGCGCGCGCGAGCGGAGCGCTGA
- a CDS encoding DUF58 domain-containing protein, which translates to MLPTRRWAALAGVACFLAVYAVVLDEPTPLVAACGLVAWLVVAQVEAVGAMRAVDRDLSASVSVEPTSVFVGDRAAVTLTASLSEAVDAPVEVELVAPPSVNAPERARRTVSLAPGETEGSVTCSVELPIAGRIAFDEVGVDIDGRAGFFTESVTLDADARCLVEPPAPEGIHVGRGGKLVGTTFGDHSSDQTGPGLVPHETRQYLPGDTLSQIDWKTTARMNHPYIREFESESDYLLSLVVDCGSHMNRGPTGRTMLSYAREIALGLVDAAESHGDPVSTQFVGDDAMEWEFGPSSSSNAYQTVRRRLLSMEPTASPRRPVDASRPVAPEDARKRSRLLDDDSAFAATLRPYLRDGESYVSRVSDRPLFDAVKSACSRSNRQDHLVLVTDDSAKVETYEAVVVASKRSSQTSVFLTPTTFFDDAADAAATDFAAGLVAFEEFRKLLERLPNVTVYEVAPKSAMALATARATTAE; encoded by the coding sequence ATGCTTCCGACCCGCCGGTGGGCCGCACTCGCAGGCGTCGCCTGCTTCCTCGCCGTCTACGCGGTCGTCCTCGACGAGCCGACGCCGCTCGTCGCCGCCTGCGGTCTCGTCGCGTGGCTCGTCGTCGCGCAGGTCGAGGCCGTCGGGGCGATGCGCGCCGTCGACCGCGACCTCTCGGCGTCCGTCTCGGTCGAGCCCACGTCGGTGTTCGTCGGCGACCGCGCCGCGGTGACGCTGACGGCGTCGCTGTCCGAGGCCGTCGACGCGCCCGTCGAAGTCGAACTCGTCGCGCCGCCGAGCGTGAACGCGCCGGAGCGGGCGCGCCGGACGGTCAGTCTCGCCCCCGGCGAGACCGAGGGGTCGGTCACGTGCAGCGTCGAACTCCCCATCGCCGGGCGAATCGCCTTCGACGAGGTCGGCGTCGATATCGACGGGCGCGCCGGCTTCTTCACCGAGTCGGTGACGCTCGACGCCGACGCCCGCTGTCTGGTCGAACCGCCGGCCCCCGAGGGAATCCACGTCGGGCGCGGCGGCAAACTGGTCGGCACGACGTTCGGTGACCACTCCAGCGACCAGACCGGACCGGGGCTCGTCCCCCACGAGACGCGGCAGTACCTCCCCGGCGACACGCTGTCGCAGATTGACTGGAAGACCACCGCCCGGATGAACCACCCGTACATCCGCGAGTTCGAATCTGAGTCCGACTACCTGCTGTCGCTCGTGGTCGACTGCGGGTCGCACATGAACCGCGGCCCGACCGGGCGGACGATGCTGTCGTACGCGCGCGAAATCGCGCTCGGCCTCGTCGACGCCGCGGAGTCCCACGGCGACCCCGTCTCGACGCAGTTCGTCGGCGACGACGCGATGGAGTGGGAGTTCGGCCCCTCCTCCTCGTCGAACGCCTACCAGACGGTTCGGCGGCGACTGCTCTCGATGGAGCCGACCGCCAGCCCGCGCCGCCCGGTCGACGCGTCCCGCCCGGTCGCCCCGGAAGACGCCCGCAAGCGGAGTCGCCTCCTCGACGACGACTCGGCGTTCGCGGCGACGCTCCGCCCGTATCTCCGCGACGGCGAAAGCTACGTCTCGCGGGTCAGCGACCGGCCGCTTTTCGACGCGGTGAAATCCGCGTGCTCGCGGTCGAACAGACAGGACCACCTCGTGCTCGTCACCGACGACTCGGCGAAAGTCGAGACCTACGAGGCGGTCGTCGTCGCATCGAAGCGGAGCAGCCAGACGAGCGTCTTCCTCACGCCGACGACGTTCTTCGACGACGCCGCCGACGCGGCGGCCACGGACTTCGCGGCCGGACTCGTCGCCTTCGAGGAGTTCAGAAAGCTCCTCGAACGGCTGCCGAACGTCACCGTCTACGAGGTCGCCCCGAAGAGCGCGATGGCACTGGCGACGGCGCGGGCCACCACAGCGGAGTGA
- a CDS encoding DUF1616 domain-containing protein, whose product MSQRRDWRLFLPEPVRSLPADLAVVVAGVALTLVVTLTPGLAETPLRDIAGLVFSLFLPGYALIAALFPERGPPIDAEDRDRMGGIDGIERVALSFGTSIAVVPLLGLVLNFTPWGIRLGPILVTLSGFTLVATAFAATRRSALPEDERLVVPYERWFAAARDELFSPASRTDAMLNVVLVVSVVLATASVGYAVAVPKDGESFTELYLLTEDGNDELTADNYPEELVRGEPASLVLGVGNQEHRTVNYTVVTVLQRVEVSNNSTTVLESERLRTFTPRLEHNETWHEPHEVRPTMTGERLRLTYLLYEGAPPAAPTADNAYREVHLWVTVRAE is encoded by the coding sequence ATGTCGCAGCGCCGAGACTGGCGGTTGTTCCTCCCCGAGCCTGTCCGCAGCCTTCCGGCCGACCTCGCGGTCGTCGTCGCGGGGGTCGCGCTCACGCTCGTCGTGACGCTCACGCCCGGACTGGCGGAGACGCCGCTCCGGGACATCGCCGGCTTGGTGTTCTCGCTTTTCCTCCCCGGCTACGCGCTCATCGCGGCGCTGTTTCCCGAGCGCGGCCCGCCGATAGACGCCGAGGACCGCGACCGAATGGGCGGTATCGACGGTATCGAACGGGTGGCGCTGTCGTTCGGAACGAGCATCGCCGTCGTCCCGCTCCTCGGTCTCGTCCTCAACTTCACGCCGTGGGGGATTCGACTCGGTCCTATCCTCGTCACCCTGAGCGGCTTCACGCTCGTCGCGACGGCGTTCGCGGCGACCCGGCGGTCGGCGCTCCCCGAGGACGAGCGGCTTGTGGTTCCGTACGAGCGCTGGTTCGCCGCCGCGCGCGACGAACTGTTCAGCCCGGCGTCGCGGACCGACGCGATGCTGAACGTCGTCCTCGTCGTGAGCGTGGTGCTCGCGACCGCCAGCGTCGGCTACGCGGTGGCGGTGCCGAAAGACGGCGAGTCGTTCACCGAACTGTACCTCCTGACCGAAGACGGGAACGACGAACTCACCGCCGACAACTACCCCGAGGAACTCGTCCGCGGCGAGCCAGCGTCGCTCGTCCTCGGCGTCGGCAACCAAGAACACCGGACGGTGAACTACACCGTCGTCACCGTGCTCCAGCGCGTCGAGGTGTCGAACAACTCGACGACCGTCCTGGAGTCCGAGCGGCTTCGGACGTTCACGCCCCGACTCGAACACAACGAGACGTGGCACGAACCGCACGAGGTCCGCCCGACGATGACGGGCGAGCGCCTGCGGCTGACGTACCTCCTCTACGAGGGCGCGCCGCCGGCGGCACCGACGGCGGACAACGCCTACCGCGAAGTCCACCTCTGGGTGACAGTTCGGGCGGAGTGA
- a CDS encoding AAA family ATPase translates to MSAPEEVYETILDETSQLLVGNEDAIEALTIALLTNGHVLLEGVPGVAKTTIANLFAHAANLDYQRIQMTPDVLPADITGTHIYRENLGEFELQRGPVFSNVVLADEINRATPKTQSALLEAMEEGQVTIEGETLKLPYPFIVVATQNPIEYEGTFNLPEAQRDRFQFKVVVDLPERADEREILERFDRSPSLKPSDISNVIDDADIGEARQVVTGVHVDDKVFDYILDLVGATRTHAAVDFGASPRASLAFLRAGKAAAAIRGRDYVIPDDVKRLAPIIMSHRLVLGTEADISGRDPRDVVEEVVDTVPTPEVGLDESTTTSVAGDDD, encoded by the coding sequence ATGAGTGCTCCCGAAGAGGTCTACGAGACCATCCTGGACGAGACGTCGCAACTCCTCGTCGGGAACGAAGACGCGATTGAGGCGCTCACCATCGCGTTGCTGACGAACGGGCACGTCCTCCTCGAAGGGGTTCCGGGCGTGGCTAAGACGACGATTGCCAACCTGTTCGCCCACGCCGCGAACCTCGACTACCAGCGGATTCAGATGACGCCCGACGTGTTGCCTGCCGACATCACGGGCACCCACATCTACCGCGAGAACCTCGGTGAGTTCGAACTCCAGCGGGGGCCGGTGTTCTCGAACGTCGTCCTCGCGGACGAGATAAACCGCGCGACGCCGAAGACGCAGTCCGCGCTCCTCGAAGCGATGGAGGAGGGACAGGTGACAATCGAGGGCGAGACGCTCAAGCTCCCCTATCCGTTCATAGTCGTCGCCACGCAGAACCCCATCGAGTACGAGGGGACGTTCAATCTCCCGGAGGCCCAGCGCGACCGCTTCCAGTTCAAGGTCGTCGTCGACCTCCCCGAACGGGCCGACGAGCGGGAGATTCTCGAACGGTTCGACCGCTCGCCGTCGCTCAAGCCCTCGGACATCTCGAACGTCATCGACGACGCCGACATCGGGGAGGCCCGGCAGGTCGTCACGGGCGTCCACGTCGACGACAAGGTGTTCGACTACATCCTCGACCTCGTCGGCGCGACGCGGACGCACGCCGCGGTCGATTTCGGCGCGTCGCCCCGCGCCTCGCTGGCCTTCCTGCGGGCCGGGAAGGCCGCCGCGGCGATTCGCGGCCGCGACTACGTGATTCCGGACGACGTGAAGCGACTCGCGCCCATCATCATGTCGCACCGCCTCGTTCTCGGGACCGAGGCGGACATCAGCGGGCGCGACCCCCGAGACGTCGTCGAGGAGGTCGTCGACACCGTTCCGACGCCCGAAGTCGGTCTCGACGAGTCGACGACGACCTCGGTCGCGGGCGACGACGACTGA